Proteins encoded together in one Lachnospiraceae bacterium JLR.KK008 window:
- a CDS encoding pyridoxamine 5'-phosphate oxidase family protein yields MRRSDREITDSAKIREIIEACHCCRLGFNDNGSVYLVPLNFGYEERDGRRIFYFHGAAQGRKIELIKSTQEAGFELDTDYQLQEADVACGYTARFQSVIGTGRVDFIEDDEGKEHALRCIMRHYSGREDWEFPADALHKVTVFKLEVTEISCKVHR; encoded by the coding sequence ATGAGAAGATCAGACAGAGAGATTACCGATTCTGCAAAGATTCGTGAGATCATAGAGGCTTGTCACTGCTGTCGGCTCGGGTTCAACGATAATGGCAGTGTCTATCTTGTCCCGCTGAACTTTGGGTATGAAGAAAGGGACGGCAGGAGAATATTTTATTTTCATGGCGCGGCGCAGGGGCGGAAAATAGAACTGATCAAAAGCACACAGGAGGCCGGATTTGAGCTGGATACCGATTACCAGCTACAGGAGGCCGATGTGGCCTGCGGATATACTGCCCGCTTTCAGAGCGTGATCGGTACAGGCCGCGTCGATTTCATCGAAGACGACGAAGGGAAGGAACATGCGCTTCGCTGTATTATGCGCCACTATTCCGGCAGAGAGGACTGGGAGTTCCCGGCGGATGCGCTGCATAAAGTGACTGTTTTTAAACTGGAAGTAACAGAAATATCGTGTAAAGTGCATAGGTGA